A DNA window from Salarias fasciatus chromosome 23 unlocalized genomic scaffold, fSalaFa1.1 super_scaffold_20, whole genome shotgun sequence contains the following coding sequences:
- the cenpl gene encoding centromere protein L has translation MEPPQRSMVRTPHKSVLVQRRSKSRSYRQSYRSCSGGPSRLCLTPALTARRLNTSRRPPKSQDITDKLKAEHLALLVKTRWKLSYVTPLYRFRHTQLRSYSRQLSAFIAAEQQRGVAVEVEGTQSGFRVSFSMLQGLASAENDDPETVLIQVHSKPLLSRQDEPQKLVWSGWLTCISGNPEYLSSLPRDFTCLPLFGSSGADGLTSVVKSWIQQTFDCCLGRLELNHTTLQWLLALWTNCHAQSNIQQLNMVWTLPSAPPLQVSFTVDPQDAWDLWRSVRKASAQEEEEEEEESCIDVEEVTRFLHGLKSHFYRHFRLELSAGSLSQVGTALGWAAVSGRIKMSSSRYVVTTLALLTECALLKMPI, from the exons ATGGAGCCTCCGCAAAGAag CATGGTGCGGACTCCCCACAAGAGTGTTTTGGTCCAGAGGAGGAGCAAGAGCAGGAGCTACAGGCAGTCGTACCGCAGCTGCTCCGGCGGTCCGTCCAGACTGTGCCTGACTCCGGCGCTCACCGCCCGGAGGCTCAACACGAGCAGGAGGCCTCCCAAGTCCCAGGACATCACC GACAAGCTGAAAGCGGAGCATCTGGCCCTGCTGGTGAAGACCAGGTGGAAGCTGTCCTACGTCACGCCCCTGTACCGCTTCAGGCACACGCAGCTGAGGAGCTACTCCCGGCAGCTGTCGGCCTTCATCgcggcggagcagcagcggggcgtggcggtggaggtggagggaacgCAGAGCGGCTTTCGGGTGTCCTTCAGCATGTTGCAGGGTCTGGCCTCGGCCGAGAACGACGACCCGGAGACCGTCCTCATACAG GTCCATTCCAAGCCGCTGCTTTCCCGGCAGGACGAGCCGCAGAAGCTGGTCTGGAGCGGCTGGCTGACGTGCATCAGCGGGAACCCCGAGTACCTGTCCTCGCTCCCCAGAGACTTCACCTGCCTGCCGCTGTTCGGCAGCAGCGGCGCCGACGGCCTCACCTCCGTGGTGAAGTCCTGGATCCAGCAGACGTTCGACTGCTGCCTGGGCCGGCTGGAGCTCAACCACACCACCCTGCAGTGGCTGCTGGCGCTGTGGACCAACTGCCACGCCCAGTCCAACATCCAGCAGCTGAACATGGTGTGGACGCTCCCGTCCGCCCCGCCGCTGCAGGTCAGCTTCACGGTGGACCCGCAGGACGCCTGGGACCTGTGGCGCAGCGTGAGGAAGGCCTCcgcccaggaggaggaggaggaggaggaggagagctgcatcGACGTGGAGGAGGTGACCCGGTTCCTGCACGGCCTGAAGAGCCACTTCTACAGACACTTCAGGCTGGAGCTGTCCGCAGGGAGCCTGAGCCAGGTGGGCACGGCGCTGGGCTGGGCCGCCGTCAGCGGCAGGATCAAG ATGTCCAGCAGCCGGTACGTGGTCACCACCCTGGCTCTGCTCACCGAGTGCGCCCTGCTGAAGATGCCCATCTGA
- the LOC115383719 gene encoding FUN14 domain-containing protein 1 isoform X2, with the protein MATADQREDAGPDDPESEDEVYEVVDLTEYARRHQWWSRVFGSNSGPIAEKYSVATQLMMGGVTGWCAGYVFQRVGKIAATAVGGGFLLLQIANHSGYVQVDWKKVEKDVNKAKKHLKKKANKAAPEINTFIEEATDFIKRNIVLSSGFVGGFFLGLAS; encoded by the exons ATGGCGACAGCGGACCAAAGAGAAG ATGCAGGTCCAGACGACCCGGAGAGCGAGGACGAGGTGTACGAGGTGGTGGACCTGACGGAGTACGCCCGCAGGCACCAGTGGTGGAGCCGAGTGTTCGGGAGCAACTCGGGCCCCATCGCGGAGAAGTACTCTGTGGCCACGCAGCTCATGATGGGAGGGGTGACGGGATG GTGTGCTGGATACGTCTTCCAGAGGGTGGGCAAGATCGCAGCGACTGCTGTGGGCGGAGGCTTCCTTCTCCTGCAG ATTGCCAACCACAGTGGCTACGTGCAGGTGgactggaagaaggtggagaaggaCGTGAACAAAGCCAAGAAGCACCTGAAGAAGAAAGCCAACAAGGCCGCCCCCGAAATCAACACTTTCATAGAGGAG GCCACGGACTTCATCAAGAGGAACATCGTGCTGTCCAGCGGCTTCGTGGGAGGCTTCTTCCTCGGCCTGGCCTCCTGA
- the LOC115383719 gene encoding FUN14 domain-containing protein 1 isoform X1: MATADQREDAGPDDPESEDEVYEVVDLTEYARRHQWWSRVFGSNSGPIAEKYSVATQLMMGGVTGWCAGYVFQRVGKIAATAVGGGFLLLQIANHSGYVQVDWKKVEKDVNKAKKHLKKKANKAAPEINTFIEEVKATDFIKRNIVLSSGFVGGFFLGLAS; the protein is encoded by the exons ATGGCGACAGCGGACCAAAGAGAAG ATGCAGGTCCAGACGACCCGGAGAGCGAGGACGAGGTGTACGAGGTGGTGGACCTGACGGAGTACGCCCGCAGGCACCAGTGGTGGAGCCGAGTGTTCGGGAGCAACTCGGGCCCCATCGCGGAGAAGTACTCTGTGGCCACGCAGCTCATGATGGGAGGGGTGACGGGATG GTGTGCTGGATACGTCTTCCAGAGGGTGGGCAAGATCGCAGCGACTGCTGTGGGCGGAGGCTTCCTTCTCCTGCAG ATTGCCAACCACAGTGGCTACGTGCAGGTGgactggaagaaggtggagaaggaCGTGAACAAAGCCAAGAAGCACCTGAAGAAGAAAGCCAACAAGGCCGCCCCCGAAATCAACACTTTCATAGAGGAGGTAAAG GCCACGGACTTCATCAAGAGGAACATCGTGCTGTCCAGCGGCTTCGTGGGAGGCTTCTTCCTCGGCCTGGCCTCCTGA